One genomic region from Methanorbis furvi encodes:
- a CDS encoding helix-turn-helix transcriptional regulator: MNFWNSGEWRVVLKTKIREYRLRKNITQEELATLVGVRRETIGHLENGRYNPSLKLGFDIAKVLEVSVEELFEFTDD, encoded by the coding sequence ATGAATTTCTGGAACAGCGGGGAGTGGAGAGTAGTGCTTAAAACAAAAATCCGCGAGTATCGTTTGCGAAAAAATATCACACAAGAAGAGCTGGCAACACTTGTCGGCGTACGGCGGGAAACCATTGGCCACTTAGAAAACGGCAGATACAACCCGTCACTGAAACTCGGGTTTGACATTGCAAAAGTTCTGGAGGTTTCGGTTGAAGAACTCTTCGAGTTCACCGACGACTAA
- a CDS encoding DUF3796 domain-containing protein: MINKLSLMGLIGFLGLLSVPTSEISYCAFFAFFVFFGYIRVVPDELFVTYVRKAASTAFFIWVVFFCIIYAAAVLMGNIELFAIGFPLTFAASMFAFIGMLIIHEFLEQRGVESSA; the protein is encoded by the coding sequence ATGATAAACAAATTAAGTCTCATGGGCCTGATAGGATTTCTTGGACTCCTCTCTGTCCCGACCAGCGAAATAAGCTACTGTGCATTTTTCGCATTCTTCGTATTCTTCGGTTACATCCGCGTTGTTCCTGACGAGCTGTTCGTAACTTATGTTAGAAAAGCAGCATCAACTGCATTTTTTATCTGGGTAGTATTCTTTTGCATTATCTATGCTGCAGCTGTCCTGATGGGAAACATAGAACTCTTCGCGATTGGATTTCCGCTGACCTTTGCTGCAAGCATGTTCGCATTTATCGGTATGCTCATCATCCATGAATTTCTGGAACAGCGGGGAGTGGAGAGTAGTGCTTAA